The following proteins are encoded in a genomic region of Zea mays cultivar B73 chromosome 9, Zm-B73-REFERENCE-NAM-5.0, whole genome shotgun sequence:
- the LOC100217305 gene encoding transcription factor TGA2.2 isoform X1, translated as MADASSRTDTSTVVDMDDKNQRLENGQSGAMVPASNSSDRSDRSDKPMDQKVLRRLAQNREAARKSRLRKKAYVQQLESSKLKLASLEQELQKARQQGIFISSSGDQTHTMSGNGAMTFDLEYSRWQEEQNKQINELRTAVNAHASDSDLRLIVDGIMAHYDEIFRLKGIAAKADVFHILSGMWKTSAERCFLWLGGFRSSELLKLLVNQLEPLTEQQLMGLSNLQQSSQQAEDALSQGMEALQQSLAETLAGSLGPSGSSGNVANYMGQMAMAMGKLGTLENFLRQADNLRQQTLHQMQRILTIRQAARALLAIHDYFSRLRALSSLWLARPRE; from the exons ATGGCAGATGCTAGTTCGAGGACTGACACCTCGACTGTTGtagacatggatgataagaatcaAAGG TTAGAAAACGGACAGAGTGGAGCCATGGTCCCGGCTTCTAATTcatctgaccggtctgacagatctGACAAACCTATGGACCAGAAG GTTTTACGACGGCTTGCCCAAAATCGTGAGGCAGCAAGAAAAAGCCGGCTGAGGAAAAAG GCATATGTGCAACAGCTAGAGAGCAGTAAGCTAAAACTTGCAAGCCTGGAGCAAGAACTCCAGAAAGCTCGACAGCAG GGAATCTTCATTTCTAGTTCTGGAGATCAAACTCATACTATGAGTGGAAATG GAGCTATGACCTTCGATTTAGAATATTCTCGATGGCAAGAGGAACAAAATAAGCAGATAAATGAGCTGAGGACTGCAGTAAATGCTCATGCAAGTGATAGTGACCTCCGTCTTATAGTCGATGGGATAATGGCACATTATGACGAGATATTCAGGCTGAAGGGCATTGCTGCAAAGGCTGATGTGTTCCATATACTTTCAGGCATGTGGAAAACATCTGCTGAAAGGTGCTTCTTGTGGCTTGGGGGTTTCCGTTCGTCTGAGCTTCTAAAG CTCCTTGTGAATCAGCTTGAGCCTCTAACTGAGCAGCAATTGATGGGGCTGTCCAATCTGCAGCAATCTTCTCAGCAGGCTGAGGATGCATTGTCACAAGGAATGGAAGCATTGCAGCAGTCCTTGGCAGAAACGCTGGCTGGGTCCCTTGGTCCATCAGGATCTTCTGGAAACGTGGCAAACTATATGGGTCAAATGGCTATGGCCATGGGAAAACTTGGCACACTCGAGAATTTCCTTCGCCAG GCTGACAATCTACGACAGCAGACCTTACATCAGATGCAACGTATCCTGACAATCCGACAAGCTGCTCGTGCGCTTCTTGCAATCCATGACTACTTTTCACGTTTGCGCGCACTGAGTTCTCTTTGGCTTGCTAGGCCACGAGAGTAA
- the LOC100217305 gene encoding transcription factor TGA2.2 isoform X2 — protein MVPASNSSDRSDRSDKPMDQKVLRRLAQNREAARKSRLRKKAYVQQLESSKLKLASLEQELQKARQQGIFISSSGDQTHTMSGNGAMTFDLEYSRWQEEQNKQINELRTAVNAHASDSDLRLIVDGIMAHYDEIFRLKGIAAKADVFHILSGMWKTSAERCFLWLGGFRSSELLKLLVNQLEPLTEQQLMGLSNLQQSSQQAEDALSQGMEALQQSLAETLAGSLGPSGSSGNVANYMGQMAMAMGKLGTLENFLRQADNLRQQTLHQMQRILTIRQAARALLAIHDYFSRLRALSSLWLARPRE, from the exons ATGGTCCCGGCTTCTAATTcatctgaccggtctgacagatctGACAAACCTATGGACCAGAAG GTTTTACGACGGCTTGCCCAAAATCGTGAGGCAGCAAGAAAAAGCCGGCTGAGGAAAAAG GCATATGTGCAACAGCTAGAGAGCAGTAAGCTAAAACTTGCAAGCCTGGAGCAAGAACTCCAGAAAGCTCGACAGCAG GGAATCTTCATTTCTAGTTCTGGAGATCAAACTCATACTATGAGTGGAAATG GAGCTATGACCTTCGATTTAGAATATTCTCGATGGCAAGAGGAACAAAATAAGCAGATAAATGAGCTGAGGACTGCAGTAAATGCTCATGCAAGTGATAGTGACCTCCGTCTTATAGTCGATGGGATAATGGCACATTATGACGAGATATTCAGGCTGAAGGGCATTGCTGCAAAGGCTGATGTGTTCCATATACTTTCAGGCATGTGGAAAACATCTGCTGAAAGGTGCTTCTTGTGGCTTGGGGGTTTCCGTTCGTCTGAGCTTCTAAAG CTCCTTGTGAATCAGCTTGAGCCTCTAACTGAGCAGCAATTGATGGGGCTGTCCAATCTGCAGCAATCTTCTCAGCAGGCTGAGGATGCATTGTCACAAGGAATGGAAGCATTGCAGCAGTCCTTGGCAGAAACGCTGGCTGGGTCCCTTGGTCCATCAGGATCTTCTGGAAACGTGGCAAACTATATGGGTCAAATGGCTATGGCCATGGGAAAACTTGGCACACTCGAGAATTTCCTTCGCCAG GCTGACAATCTACGACAGCAGACCTTACATCAGATGCAACGTATCCTGACAATCCGACAAGCTGCTCGTGCGCTTCTTGCAATCCATGACTACTTTTCACGTTTGCGCGCACTGAGTTCTCTTTGGCTTGCTAGGCCACGAGAGTAA